The Brassica napus cultivar Da-Ae chromosome C1, Da-Ae, whole genome shotgun sequence DNA segment AGCCAGTGCATCCTGGTGACTCCTGCTTCCAAGACTACTTTCTTGCCAGAGGAGCTGTGTATAGGATTTGGTATCTGCGTGAAGGTAGGCTGTATACTTTTACAATAAATATGTCACCTTCAAGTTGGTTGGACACTAAGTGAGGTTTTGGTGCAGAGATACCCTTTCGAAGCTGTTCAGATAATCAAACCAAATCTAGGCAGGTTGGATGTAAGTATAGCCTCTCTTCTTAAGTTTACATACTCCTTGAGCATAGaactaaacattatatatttaattgtgGGATTCtcgaaatacatgtatgtatatataaatactagtaTTTAACTGTAGATATCTTAAAGCTAGGTTAAGTTTCCGATAATTTTGAGATACTtgcaattaaatattaatatttatatatacataatatatatatttattttgaggATTTTATGTTGAGAACTCTCTATTGGAATTGTTCTAATGCATGACTATTCGCCTGTCTCTTTATGGCAGAATCCTCAGAACTGGCAAAAATATTTGACTCACATCCGCGGGTCAGAACTTGAAAGCTATCTCACCCGAGTGGTAGAAGAAAATCTAAAGGTACGGTGTGTAAATTGATCTTGATATTTTTTCCTAAGGAAGAGCTCACTAAGCGAGTCTGATTCATCTTGAACGTATATAAAGCCCCAACATGTcgaccaaataaaaaaaattgtgaatatGCTGGACGAGAGAGAAATGCTGGTGCAGATTTGTGCTGGTCTGGGGTTGGACCGTAGAGCAAAAGAAGTATTTGGTGGAGAGCTGCAGTGGTTTGCGATTGCCATAGGTTTCATAGAGAAGGCTGAAACTTATATGTTGGACGATAGGTTTGATTCTATTATCTTCTCTCTTTTGTTCCTGAATCTACTTTTTATCTCACTGAATACTCATTATCTCCCTCAAGGTATAGTATATGATCTTTCTAATCTTTATCCTTTTTTCACTGCAGCCGTTTGTTGAAATGTGGAGAAGTGACAACAATGTCTGATCTTCCAGATGATTTGGCAGAAGAGATATTGTCTAGGGTTCCGTTGACATCCCTAAGTGCAGTGCGTTCCACTTGCAGAAAGTGGAATGATTTATCCAAAAACCAGGTTTTTGGTAAGTCAGCATCAACAGGAAGGAAGCAGTTTCTTGGGTTCATGCTGAAAGATTATAAGGTTTGTTCGATGAAGTTTGATCTCCAAGGAATTGGAAACGAAGGAGACTTCGTTGATCCATCTATAAAGGAAGTCAGTATACTTGACCAAGTAGAAATCACTCAGGTCTTTCACTGTGGAGGTTTATTGCTATGTGTCACCAAGGACAGGTCGAGACTTTTGGTGTGGAATCCTTATTTGGGGCAAACAAGGTGGATCCAACCAAGAAACACTTTCCGAAGTGAAGACAGATATGCTGTTGGATATGACAAGAACCGTAACTACAAAATCTTGAGGGTTTTTGGCAAGTATGACACCAAAGGTGAATTTGGAAGCGTCGACAAATACCTGATTTTTGGGTACGAAATATACGAGTTGAGCTCTAGTTCGTGGAAGGTTTTTAACGTCAGTCCCGACTGGAATATAGATAGTTATCAACACGGCGTGTCTTTGAAGGGTCATACTTATTTTTTGGCTGAAGAGAGGTGGACGATAGGTAGAAGAAATAAAACTGAGGAGATAATCTCTTTTGATTTTACAACAGAAAAATTTGGAAAGCGGTTGCCTCTTCCGTTTAAAACTCATGATGTAGGCAACTTTGTGTCTCTATCTTGTGTCAGAGAAGAGCAGCTTGCGGTATTACATCAAAGCAGCGTGATTGATCACACATTGGAGATTTGGGTCTCAAGTAATATTGATCTGGGTGCAGTTTCGTGGAGCAAGTTCTTGAGAACCACCTCTTTCTGTCGGGTTGATTTTCAAGCTGGTAGTTTCTTCATAGACGAGGAGAAGAAAGTTGCTGTGGTTGTCGATTTGGACAATGGTGGACAAGCACGGACTGAGACCCATTACAACCAAAGAGCTAACATAATTGGAGAAGATGAATATTTCAAACCTGTGAATGTTGGAGAGGCCCTGGATCATGGAAAACTTAACAAATTTGGATTTTTGATCTCTGATTTATGTCGCCCAGTTGTGTGCTCTTATGTTCCAAGCACAGCGCAACTGCAAATGCAACCGTGAACATGGAAAGAAGGCGATGATTAATCAGTTCCAATTTCAACAATTGGCTGTCAATTGTTAGTTTGTCTTTTGATATATATCATCATCTAACTATGATTATGTTTGCTTAAGTTAAGTGGTAAATTATTTCCTCtgaattgttataattttaacatatggTATAATCTTCCAAAAATCAACATGTATTAATCCAATATCGTACTTTTAGAGGGGCTTATTGAATtagaaatttcataaaattttagtttttttttcaaatcctcTCTCATTgaatatcccttatatattaaaagagaataattgtaataaatgcgttcacaATAAACTTGAAACATGTATGTAAAAGCATTataataaatgcgttcacactaaaatGGACACATGTCACATGTAGAGAGGTTCTCagccaaactctacataaatatgttcaatactttactttttttaatataaaactcacatgcatggttcttctttacgttatttttactgtttacgaATAAAGCTGGataaataattcatatattttgattcgattcgttatccattttgattcgaaccgaaaatccggatattcgttactctacgaagcaaatcaaatactaaaatgtaatatccgtaaaaaaaaatcaaatcacaaatatcaatattgataggaacggatatccaatttgatccattatatgcatatatacatatattaaaaaaaattatatataagttatatattatagtttatataaattttacaatatttttgtttttaaataatttcattttaagaattttatttttcatgtattattttgaaaaaatgtcatttaatattaattaacagtatctttatatatttatcaaccatctttatatacttttacatacatacatgtgcacattgacgtgagcaccttataactaagtatttaccacaactgaaatatctgatttttttaagttaaaatattattttccttaatgcttctttcactatcggccaaattgtagtaaaatgatttatattaataattttcttttctttttttaactattatccgtttagaaactataatatgaaaccattggttcgacatcacAACTATCTAAGAtttataacatgaaaacaaacaaataatagtaatttttgattatcacaggaaaaaaaaaactaaaacatcaaacattttaaccgaacaaaccaaataaacatttatttaaaatggtagttatattttaggagattaaaaaccaaaaacaatctaaaaccgaaccgatatccagattaaacagattaatgtctccttattaaaaaataacgaaactaataatcacgtTATTATCTAGTGGTATTTTAAAGTTCTAACAATTGCATGTTTTTCACTTACAAAAAGAAGGTAGTTGACTCATATTGTTCAGCCTGTGGACTGCATTACCAGGGCCATGCTTGATAGGAAGCAGGTCAAGCATTGGAGTCGGGGCCGGTTAGActaaatactccctctgttcctgaaagtaagattttctagagtatgcacggttattaagaatttaataaatgtttataatttaatttattttttactttattatacactttccaataactttccactaatgaaatttaatcaattcaaatattctcaattaatgttcctcaaaagtataaaaaaataccttaacaatatagaaaatctatctctgtggaacaagaaaaaaatctaaaacatcttactttcgggaacggacGTAGTATTATTTTAGGGTCGATTTCCGTAAAGTTGTCTTTAATTCCGTGCTTGATTAAGCTGCTTTAACTGATCAGGTCACAAGTTCGGGATAGCTTTAGCATCGTTTTTGTATTATCTGTGTTTTTACCAGTTATTTTAGGTTAAATAGTTTAtcttaaaacaaattcaaattaaaaaaattctatgcTTCTAACCTAGAAAAAGTCAGGCACGGCCCTGTTCATTACTCTCATTGTTGTTGTACCTTCTCTCAACTCAGGTACATTTCTTGCCACGCCTTTTGTTGACTTAAGCTTCTCGTCGTATAATCTTGTGCTGGCTTTTGATGGTTGTTCTGATCTTCTGTATgttgattcttgctgtctctcTTCGAAACTTTGGGGAGTGTGCAAGCGGTCATAGAAAATCGCATTCTGAAGCACTAACAGAGATTAAGAGTGATCTCACTGACACTTGTTCCCAAATGATTCTCCAGCTTCATGATGTCTCTGATCCCAATAAGGTTGGCTGGCTCTATAAGAAGGCATGTTTAGCTATGATGATCCCGTGGTAGTATCACATCGTTCTCATGCTAGTTTTTTGGTTATGTGTGATTACtttgaagataaatgtcaagatTAAGATTGTTTCTGAATCCCCCTGTGGAGCAGTTGCTGCTGAGGCAAAGAAGGCGCAGGCAAACTAGGTAGTACTAGACAAGTAATAATCCCTGTTCTTATTCCTTTTAGTTTTGTGATTATTATATCGGTAAAATCTCATAATGATGGCTTGCACAGTTATGTATTTCGGATCCAAAAATCAAGAGGCTGTAATAAGCTTTGACTCAGTGATTTGACAAATATGGAAGAGATTCAGAAAGGGGGGAGAAAAAGGTCCTTGGAGTTACTAGATTGGAATTTAAGAGAGGATATATATCTGTTTGATTGCGTTTGCTTTACGGGAACCAAATTATAATTTGGCACCTTTTTGTTAACTTGGGAGCTTATGGGATCTTCTTGGTGTTGTATCCTCTCGGACAAAGGTTCTTCTTGGTTTTGGGTTTGTGTACTGTGTTCTTTCAAGTTTCATGTGATTCATTGGAAGAGGGAGAACAAAACGCAAATAGAAGTCTTCTCAAGTCTGTCAGTTTTGATTCATCTGCAAGGTGGTCTTACTAGAATGATTAATCATCAAGGGGAGAATCTGTCTTGATCTCCACCTTGGTGGGGGCAAACCTAAAATCCTGGCATCTTGAAACTCCAACTGATATGTCAAATGATGATCCCAGTGAAGATCCATCTAGAAACTTAGAGAACAGAAGTTTTGTTACAGAACCCAACAACATAAATCAAACTGGTATGGAAGATCAAAGCCAAATAGGGAACCAAGTACTGTCTACAGGGCAAACTTCTGAATTATTATACTTTAAAAAATGCATTAAATGCATAGGTACTGTACTTTCGCATATACTCAGTCTTGTTcgttgataaaaaagttatactCAGTCTTGTTCCTTTAGTTTTATGAACATGATATGAGCAAAATCTCTAAAATTATCTTATTAGTAACAAAACACAGTTTTAATGCGTCTCTTCACAAACTTCTGCCTTGTTGTTCAGCGTTTTGATCTTCAATAGCCTATCATAAACGCACCATGGGAAGCTCCAGAGTTGATTGCTCTCAAGGCAGTCCGTTGACACATAGTCTTTGTAATTTGTCACAATATACCAAGCAGAGGCTTTTGCCAATTCATCCACCCCTTCATCGGCAATGAACCAAGATAATGCCTCTTTTGTCAGCGAGCGAAACGCCTTTTCAATCATCTCCCCACTCTCGGTGAACGGCTCTGTCATCCCCATACCACGACAAACAATCTCAGCTTCTGTTTCAATTCCAAAAGTGTCCATCAAATGACGTAATTTTGAATCGTAACTTTTCTTGTAGTCGGTTGCTAGCTCAATATGGTTCTGAAATCCCATGAACACAAGATCCTTATCATGAGACAAAGGAGTGGAGGATGTGCTCGAGATAGATGGAGGACCTAGTTTCTTGAGCTCTCTGAAAAGCTTACCGATCACTGTCTTGGACTTGTACGCTAGTTTATTCTGATTTTCCATAAAATCTGGATATTCTTTTACATACAAATGTGGTGGTATTTTGACTTCAACCCCGGTTTTCGGGAAATCAACAGCTGCTGAAAACATCTTTGCCAGTTCAAGGCATTGTTTGCTCCCTGCCTTCTCCCCCTCTTTATCCGCAAACACCTTATGCAAATTTGAGATTGTTCCTACATTGTTATTCAGAGGGTAGTTCGTGAAATGGTTGGTGATTTCCTGGAATTTATAAAGCCAACAATCATGAATTATTCTTTAACAAATAATAAACTTACGATAACAATAGCTTGATTTAACTCTTCTGACCTGAATGGTGacctcatgatccaaagctTGAGGTTCCTCAGCAGTGTAGTCCATTGGCTCATACGTATTTGGTGGTATCAGCTCAGGATCCCAGCTTACGAAATACAAATCTCCATCCAAATCGCTTCCAGAACACTCATTTGGATGTGGcctatgcagcaaccaaacagaagaaaaaaaattcaaaccaaaaGCAAATAATACTTCTCAAAACAATCACAATCAACATTTAAAAAAGGTGTTTACCTATGCCCCTTTTGGGGGAAAACAATGCAGTCAGTCATATGATTCAAATCTGTCACTGCAATAGCTTTAAGCACACGGACATCTCCGGGATGCAAGCACGGACTTTTCGCAACAACAACATCTCCTATGATGTTGTATGGCGGCTTGGAATCTAGGGTGAGAGTAGGATCTTGTGTGGGACTGGATTCTGACGTGAGACTGAGATTTGTCGAATATGAACATCGTACGAACACCTGCCCGTATTCTAGAGTATTCGTTTCATCCATACAACCCATCATGGATCTACCTTTAGGAATTAGAATACGGGTCTTGGTACGTAGTTCCACCAGTTTTGATTCTCTGATGTAGTGAAGCATCATTGATAGAAATGGCTCTGAGGGTTTAATACCACAAGAGACTAGATCCTTGAGAAATTTGGTATGCTCCCTTGGAGGCATTAGACAGAGAATCTTCATCGGGTCAATTAAGACGAAGTCTAACGTATCCACAACTTCCTTGTGTTTCTTTTCAAAAACACTGTCACTAACCCCCAAAGTGGACAAAAGTGTTATCATTTGTCTGTTTAGATAACAAGGCTGTTCCTTGGTCCATGCCAACACATCCAGTTTTGTGTGATCCGAATGGAACTTTCTCATACTACTCCTCAAAGACAGTTTCTTTGAGGAGTTTGGATCCTTAGCGACTACTCCTTTGTACCCTCCATATCTAATCTGAAACGCAGATGGAGACACTCCTTCAATATCGCATTTCCTAGCCACTAGT contains these protein-coding regions:
- the LOC106375065 gene encoding F-box/kelch-repeat protein At3g13680; the protein is MQNAIVSESQCILVTPASKTTFLPEELCIGFGICVKRYPFEAVQIIKPNLGRLDNPQNWQKYLTHIRGSELESYLTRVVEENLKPQHVDQIKKIVNMLDEREMLVQICAGLGLDRRAKEVFGGELQWFAIAIGFIEKAETYMLDDSRLLKCGEVTTMSDLPDDLAEEILSRVPLTSLSAVRSTCRKWNDLSKNQVFGKSASTGRKQFLGFMLKDYKVCSMKFDLQGIGNEGDFVDPSIKEVSILDQVEITQVFHCGGLLLCVTKDRSRLLVWNPYLGQTRWIQPRNTFRSEDRYAVGYDKNRNYKILRVFGKYDTKGEFGSVDKYLIFGYEIYELSSSSWKVFNVSPDWNIDSYQHGVSLKGHTYFLAEERWTIGRRNKTEEIISFDFTTEKFGKRLPLPFKTHDVGNFVSLSCVREEQLAVLHQSSVIDHTLEIWVSSNIDLGAVSWSKFLRTTSFCRVDFQAGSFFIDEEKKVAVVVDLDNGGQARTETHYNQRANIIGEDEYFKPVNVGEALDHGKLNKFGFLISDLCRPVVCSYVPSTAQLQMQP